Part of the uncultured Desulfobacter sp. genome, ACATAAAAAATTAAATATTCTAAGCGGATGTCTAAGTCTAATATAATGAACGAATAATTCAAAGCTTAACATCCACATGCCAATATCGCACGGTCGGGCCATGAATAATTTGTGTAAATGTCCCTTGAAAAAAAAAAACAACAATGCCATAATTAATTAAAAAGCGGTCGACCACGATTGGTGCTTTAACTATTAAATTTCGGAAACATGATTTTTAAATTCGGCGGCTTTGAAAGATTTTATCTTGAAATTTTTAAAAGAGGGGTAGTAAAAAATGGGTTACATCAACAACAATATAGGTTACAGAGAAGAGCTTCTATCAACACGAACTATCATCAAGAAAAATAATTTTGCAGTGATTGAGCCTGACGGATTGGTGAAAAACACTATTCCCGGATTTATAAACTGTGATTGTACAATCATGGGGTCGCCCGCATTAGGCGCAGATTTCGTTGATTACCTGGTTACCATTAAAGAGGGTGGGCAAAACACCATCGGTTTCGGAGGAAAGACGATCGAGGTTTTCTTTTACGTTCTTGAAGGCAAGGTTAAAGCTTGGAATGATGATGAAAGTTCTGTTTTAACACAAGGCGGCTACCTCTATTCCCCCGAAGGCAAAAAGATATATTTTGAAGCTGCTGAGGGTGAAACCGCAAAGGTATTCCTGTATAAAAGAGTTTACAACAGGATTGACGGATATGAAGCCCACACTGTCTGCGGAAACATCAACGATGTGCCCTGGGTCTTTTATGAAGGTATGGAAGATGTTCTGGTAAAGGATTTTCTGCCGGCTGCAAACGACCTGGGCTTTGATATGAATATGCACGTTCTTGCCTTTAAAATGGGCACATCTCACGGTTATGTCGAGACTCACATTCAGGAACACGGCGCTTATATATACAGTGGTAAGGGTATGTATATTTTGGACGGTAATTGGATTCCTGTTCAGAAAGGCGATTACATTTTCATGGACAGCTATTGCCCCCAGGCTTCATATGGCGTAGGCCGCGGCGAAGACTTCGCTTATATCTATTCCAAAGACTGCAACAGAGATGTGATTCTTTAATCACATAGTCATTACTATTGGACGGCCTGATTTTCAGATTACAACAACGCTTTAAAATGAGAGACAAAATAATGAGACTATCCCACGATGAGCTTAAATCCTTAATGATGAAGAAACTTATGGCTGCAGGTTTGAGCGAAGAACATGCAGATATGACGGCAGACGTACTTGTCTGGTCTGACGAGAGAGGCTACCACTCTCACGGTTCCGTTAGAATGGAGTACTATTCAGAACGGATCAACAAGGGCGGCATTAACACAAAGCCCAATATGCACTTTGAAAAAACCAGTCCTTCAACCGGCTATCTTGAAGCCGACAACGGCTGCGGTTATGTTGCCGCCACTATTGCGATGCGCAAGGCAATTGAAATGGCTAAGGAGTCAGGCATTGCCGTCGTAGGTATGAAGAACATTTCTCACAGCGGCGCCATCGGCTATTACACTGAAATGGCTGCGGATGAAGACCTTGCAGCAATTTCATTCTGCCAATCCGACCCCATGGCCGTTCCGTATGGCGGCAGTGAGCCTTACTACGGCACAAACCCTATTTCCTTTGCTGCCCCTTCTGCTGACCAAAGGAAGATTATCTTTGATATGGCCACCACAACCCAAGCCTGGGGCAAAATCCTTGATAAGCGCTCCAGGAAAGAAGATATCCCCTCTGATTGGGCAGTGGATGAAAAAGGCCGTCCCACAACCGACCCCAATAACGTTAATGCTCTTGTTCCCATCGCCGGCGCGAAAGGTTACGGCTTAATGATGATGGTTGATATCTTTTCTGGGATTTTGCTTGGCGTACCATTCGGTGGACACGTAAGCTCAATGTATCACGATTTGTCCGAGGGGCGCAGGCTCGGTCACCTGCATATTGTTATTGATCCTTCTATGTTTACGGATCTTGATACCTTTAAGAAAAACATTTCCGCCACCATGGATGAGCTTCACGCAATTAAGCCCGCACCTGGCTTTGACAAGGTGTATTATCCCGGCGAAAGAGCTGAAATGCGCCTCAAGAAGCAGCTTGCCGACGGCGGTATCGAGATTGTTGATGATATTTATAATTATTTAATCAGCGATGACATTCATTTTGACAGATATGACCACAAAAACAGATTTGCCGATTAGTACGGAGAATAATAATGCTGCAAACAATCGTCAAAAAGGGAGCATATCAGGACAGTGTGGTCTTGATGCTTCTTACTAACAAAATTTCGGCGATGGAAGGGGTCAAGAAGGTATCCATCATGATGGCGACCCCTGCCAACAAAGATATGTACAAAGCCGGTGGTATGGAGACGGAGCAGCTTTTAGCCGCAAGTGCAAACGATATGGTTATCGTTGCAGATGTTGACGATGCTTCCACAATGGACAAAATTATGGAGGAGACAGAGAGCTTCCTTCGCAATCAGGCCACCACTTCCAGCGGCGCGGAGGAGACCGAAGCCGTAAAGTCCTGGGACAAGGCGATCAAAAAGAACTTTGGAGCAAATTTAGCGCTCATTTCGATTCCGGGCATCTATGCCGCTGCCGAAGCGGACCGGGCGCTTGACCAGGACATGAATGTCTTTATGTTCAGTGACAACGTGACCATTGAGGACGAAAAGCGACTCAAGGAAAAAGCCCACGCAAAAGGCCTTGTTGTTATGGGACCCGACTGCGGAACCGGAATTATCCACAGTGTTCCCCTTGCATTTACAAACAGCGTAAACAAAGGAAAGATCGGTATTGTCGGCGCATCCGGAACGGGCATCCAGGAGCTGACAACCATCATCGACCGCATGGGCGAGGGCGTAACAAATGCTATCGGAACAGGGGGCCGGGATCTTTCCACAACAGTTGGCGGCATTACGATGCTTGACTGCATCAATGCCATGGACAAGGATGATAACACAGATGTTCTGATTGTTATTTCAAAGCCGCCCGCCAAGGAAGTCCGCGACAAAATTTTTGCGCGCCTTACACACTGTTCAAAGCCGGTTATAACCCTGTTTCTTGGTGAAAAACCTAAATACCATGAAAAGGGCTTATATCACGCATACACACTCGACGAGGCGGCAAGAATTGCGGTTATGCTGCTGCACGGTGAAGAGGTTACGCCCGTCAAGGCGGAACTTCCCGACGGAGATTTCTTTAATGCAAGTGAGAATAAGGCGATCAAGGCTTACTACTCCGGCGGCACATTAGCAGGCGAAGCGGCAATGCTTATCAAGGACGCTCTTGACCTTGAGATCCCGCCCGAGAAGGCAGAAGGCTTTATGCTGAAAACCGACGGGCACATTGTTGTAGATCTTGGGGATGATGTTTATACACAAGGCAAGCCTCATCCGATGATTGACCCGGCAAAGCGGGTGGAATGCATGGGGGAGGCCTGCGACGACCCTTCAACCGGCGTAATTTTGTTTGATGTTGTACTTGGCTATGGCTCACACGAGGACATGGCGGGCGCTCTCATCCCTGCTATTCGGGAGTTACAGAAAAAAGCTGCCGATAAAAATCGCAAGCTGTTCTTTGTTGCTACAGTATGCGGCACACGCACAGATCATCAAAACTATGATGAACAGGTGAAAAAGCTGCAAGAGGCAAATGTTTACGTTTGCGAAAGCAACAAAATAGCTGTTGAACTGGCAATCAAGATGATTGGCCAAAGCATAGTCGAGCCTGAAAAAGCAATACGCCCGATTGAAGCTTTGGATTGCGCGGTTAAGGAACCGAGCAAAGCCCTTATGCGTATGATTTCCGAAAAGCCTGTAACTCTCAACATAGGCCTGAAGAGTTTTGCAAAGGTTATCAAGGACTATGACTGCAAAATTTTACAGTTTGACTGGACACCGCCCGCAGGCGGAGATGTCGAAATGATTAATACACTCCAATTCTTGCGCTCTTATGAGTTTCAGGAGGCCAAGTAGATGAAATTTAAAAATATTGACGAGGCAAACAGCGCTGTAATTGAAAAAATTATTGCAGCCCAGCCCATGTTGAAAGATGTTCAGCCCGCAAAGGATTTGATTCCGGAATTACGCGAAGGCAAGGTCATTTTGCATGCAGGTCCTCCTATTAAATATGAAAATATGCCTGACCCGGTGCATGGTTCCTGCATTGGCGCGGTACTTTTTGAGGGCTGGGCCGATGATGCAAAGAGCGCAAAAAAATTGCTTGAGTCCGGCTCGATTAAGCTTATTCCGTGCCACCATGTGAATGCGGTCGGTCCTATGGGCGGAATTACAACAGCCAATATGCCCTTATTTGTTGTGGAAAATGCGACAGAAGGCAACAAAGCCTATTGCACGATGAATGAAGGCATTGGCAAGGTTTTACGCTTTGGGGCATACAGCGAAGAAGTCGTAACAAGACTTCACTGGATGGCGGATGTCCTAGGGCCTGCACTCGGCAGAGCTATCCGCAAAATTGAAGGCGGTTTGAGCCTGAACCCTCTGATTGCTAAAGCTGTTGCCATGGGCGATGAGTTCCACCAGAGAAATATTGCGGCATCACTTTGCTTTTTGAAGGAAATGAGTCCGATTATCGTGAACCTTGACATGGGTGAGAACGACAAAAAGGATGTAATTAAGTTCCTTGCAGATACAGATCAATTCTTCCTCAATATCATGATGGCAACGGGTAAGGTTATCATGGATGGAGCCCGCACAATTACAGAGGGTACGATTGTAACAGCAATGTGCCGAAACGGCGAAAACTTTGGTATTCGTATCAGCGGTATGGGTGATGAGTGGTTTACAGCC contains:
- the allE gene encoding (S)-ureidoglycine aminohydrolase, translated to MGYINNNIGYREELLSTRTIIKKNNFAVIEPDGLVKNTIPGFINCDCTIMGSPALGADFVDYLVTIKEGGQNTIGFGGKTIEVFFYVLEGKVKAWNDDESSVLTQGGYLYSPEGKKIYFEAAEGETAKVFLYKRVYNRIDGYEAHTVCGNINDVPWVFYEGMEDVLVKDFLPAANDLGFDMNMHVLAFKMGTSHGYVETHIQEHGAYIYSGKGMYILDGNWIPVQKGDYIFMDSYCPQASYGVGRGEDFAYIYSKDCNRDVIL
- the fdrA gene encoding acyl-CoA synthetase FdrA, coding for MLQTIVKKGAYQDSVVLMLLTNKISAMEGVKKVSIMMATPANKDMYKAGGMETEQLLAASANDMVIVADVDDASTMDKIMEETESFLRNQATTSSGAEETEAVKSWDKAIKKNFGANLALISIPGIYAAAEADRALDQDMNVFMFSDNVTIEDEKRLKEKAHAKGLVVMGPDCGTGIIHSVPLAFTNSVNKGKIGIVGASGTGIQELTTIIDRMGEGVTNAIGTGGRDLSTTVGGITMLDCINAMDKDDNTDVLIVISKPPAKEVRDKIFARLTHCSKPVITLFLGEKPKYHEKGLYHAYTLDEAARIAVMLLHGEEVTPVKAELPDGDFFNASENKAIKAYYSGGTLAGEAAMLIKDALDLEIPPEKAEGFMLKTDGHIVVDLGDDVYTQGKPHPMIDPAKRVECMGEACDDPSTGVILFDVVLGYGSHEDMAGALIPAIRELQKKAADKNRKLFFVATVCGTRTDHQNYDEQVKKLQEANVYVCESNKIAVELAIKMIGQSIVEPEKAIRPIEALDCAVKEPSKALMRMISEKPVTLNIGLKSFAKVIKDYDCKILQFDWTPPAGGDVEMINTLQFLRSYEFQEAK
- the allD gene encoding ureidoglycolate dehydrogenase, with product MRDKIMRLSHDELKSLMMKKLMAAGLSEEHADMTADVLVWSDERGYHSHGSVRMEYYSERINKGGINTKPNMHFEKTSPSTGYLEADNGCGYVAATIAMRKAIEMAKESGIAVVGMKNISHSGAIGYYTEMAADEDLAAISFCQSDPMAVPYGGSEPYYGTNPISFAAPSADQRKIIFDMATTTQAWGKILDKRSRKEDIPSDWAVDEKGRPTTDPNNVNALVPIAGAKGYGLMMMVDIFSGILLGVPFGGHVSSMYHDLSEGRRLGHLHIVIDPSMFTDLDTFKKNISATMDELHAIKPAPGFDKVYYPGERAEMRLKKQLADGGIEIVDDIYNYLISDDIHFDRYDHKNRFAD
- a CDS encoding DUF1116 domain-containing protein, which produces MKFKNIDEANSAVIEKIIAAQPMLKDVQPAKDLIPELREGKVILHAGPPIKYENMPDPVHGSCIGAVLFEGWADDAKSAKKLLESGSIKLIPCHHVNAVGPMGGITTANMPLFVVENATEGNKAYCTMNEGIGKVLRFGAYSEEVVTRLHWMADVLGPALGRAIRKIEGGLSLNPLIAKAVAMGDEFHQRNIAASLCFLKEMSPIIVNLDMGENDKKDVIKFLADTDQFFLNIMMATGKVIMDGARTITEGTIVTAMCRNGENFGIRISGMGDEWFTAPVNTPQGLYFTGYDGEDASPDIGDSAITETFGVGGAAMIAAPAVTRFVGAGGYEDALRTSNEMTEIYIGHNPNFIVPTWNFQGICLGIDACLVVEKQITPVINTGIAHKIAGYGQIGAGTVHPPVECFQKAVAAYAKKLGRKA